One genomic region from Spirochaetota bacterium encodes:
- a CDS encoding flavodoxin domain-containing protein, which yields MNISVLFGSETGNAQALASQASEFLNTNGHTASIKDLGDVSVNDLKTLENILIITSTWGDGEAPSNASNIYETLSNTQEDLSNTSFAVFAIGSTSFPQFCQAGIDFDAFLEKAGSKRLVDLEMADDDYSDSFPIWLAAIQSKLA from the coding sequence ATGAATATATCTGTATTATTCGGTTCCGAGACTGGAAATGCTCAAGCATTAGCATCACAAGCTAGTGAATTTTTAAATACTAATGGACACACAGCTTCTATAAAAGATTTAGGCGATGTATCAGTAAATGATTTGAAAACATTAGAAAACATCCTTATAATTACTAGTACTTGGGGTGATGGAGAAGCACCTAGTAATGCAAGTAACATTTATGAAACTTTATCAAATACTCAAGAAGATTTATCAAACACTTCTTTTGCTGTATTTGCTATCGGCTCTACTTCTTTTCCTCAATTTTGTCAAGCTGGAATTGATTTTGATGCATTTTTAGAAAAAGCTGGATCAAAAAGACTAGTTGATCTTGAAATGGCCGATGATGATTATAGTGATTCTTTTCCAATATGGTTAGCAGCTATTCAATCC
- a CDS encoding alanine--glyoxylate aminotransferase family protein, giving the protein MKKFLATPGPVNIPDFVHQAMQNVYYHRSSEFFNIQKECSTLLSHFFNNSIPSIIMPSSGTGIMEMALINILSPNDKVICLEFGKFSERFRHIAQAFECNVVSIKSPCGTYPSPDQLEQTLNIHPDAKVVTTCHSETSTCVLAPIKEYAKIIAPTDTLFVVDAISSVSTCPIDQELNKIDICLGAGHKGFMIDSGLAFLSYCGEKLLPAIKTSTLPKFYFNLQKEMLIQKDGLVSWTPNIMQILGLQASLQHMIQEGIPNIYDRYQQLSQFTLQSGKELGLTSVVQNHFDNSLSVSGFFVPNPKEIIKKMDNQNIIITGGQGELADKIIRIGHLGNTTSSEMSWIMKILAASL; this is encoded by the coding sequence ATGAAAAAATTTCTTGCTACCCCTGGTCCTGTAAATATACCTGATTTTGTTCATCAAGCAATGCAGAATGTATATTATCACCGATCATCAGAATTTTTTAATATTCAAAAAGAATGCAGCACTCTTCTTAGTCATTTTTTTAATAACTCTATACCTAGTATTATTATGCCATCATCTGGAACTGGAATAATGGAAATGGCTCTTATCAATATCTTATCACCAAATGACAAAGTTATTTGTTTAGAATTTGGTAAATTTAGTGAACGTTTTCGTCATATAGCTCAAGCTTTTGAATGTAATGTAGTTAGTATCAAGAGTCCTTGTGGTACTTATCCATCACCCGATCAATTAGAACAAACGCTCAACATTCATCCTGATGCCAAAGTAGTTACCACTTGTCATTCAGAAACAAGTACCTGTGTACTTGCACCTATCAAAGAATATGCTAAAATTATTGCCCCTACAGATACACTTTTTGTAGTAGACGCTATTAGTTCTGTTAGTACCTGTCCTATAGACCAAGAATTAAACAAAATCGATATTTGTCTTGGAGCTGGTCATAAAGGATTCATGATTGATTCAGGCTTAGCCTTTCTCTCTTATTGTGGAGAAAAATTATTACCAGCTATAAAAACTTCGACATTGCCTAAATTTTATTTTAATCTTCAGAAAGAAATGCTCATCCAGAAAGATGGATTAGTATCTTGGACACCTAATATTATGCAAATATTAGGATTACAGGCCAGTCTTCAACATATGATTCAAGAAGGAATTCCTAATATTTATGATCGTTATCAACAGTTATCTCAATTTACTCTACAATCAGGAAAAGAACTAGGATTAACATCTGTTGTTCAAAATCACTTTGACAATAGTTTGAGTGTTAGTGGATTTTTTGTACCAAATCCTAAAGAAATTATAAAAAAAATGGATAATCAAAATATTATTATTACTGGTGGTCAAGGTGAGCTAGCCGACAAAATTATTCGTATTGGACATCTTGGTAACACTACATCATCAGAAATGTCTTGGATAATGAAAATTTTAGCAGCATCTCTTTGA
- a CDS encoding glycogen-binding domain-containing protein, with amino-acid sequence MKPIKIYFLFFLFPAIISSQSRMILPDARQINDFLTKDISDINFQSPLILSNSILFFYKGPAKSVQIAGDFNNWQKNLQMEESRSNIWVLSLKNRIPAGKYKYRFKVDGFWITDPLNPNHEFDMGRQKLSILNLTNDFIPNKKFPFWISNNTYIFQYQNTNANIITIAGDFNNWNPFSHQLTHKGAGIFEIELELDSEEIYLYSFVKDGIWIYDPNNSKQYRNAQNRPVSGFYADQTNSIP; translated from the coding sequence ATGAAACCAATTAAAATATATTTCTTATTTTTTCTCTTTCCTGCTATCATAAGTTCACAATCTCGTATGATACTACCAGATGCTCGTCAAATAAATGATTTTCTCACAAAAGATATCTCTGATATCAATTTTCAATCTCCTTTGATTCTCAGTAATTCTATTCTTTTTTTCTACAAAGGTCCTGCCAAATCTGTACAAATTGCCGGTGATTTTAATAATTGGCAAAAAAATTTGCAAATGGAAGAATCTCGTTCTAATATTTGGGTACTCTCTTTGAAAAATCGTATCCCTGCTGGAAAATATAAATATCGTTTTAAAGTTGATGGATTTTGGATTACCGATCCTCTTAATCCTAATCATGAATTTGATATGGGACGACAAAAATTATCTATTCTTAATCTAACTAATGATTTTATTCCTAATAAAAAATTTCCTTTTTGGATCTCAAATAATACTTATATTTTTCAATATCAAAATACAAATGCTAATATTATTACTATTGCTGGAGATTTTAATAATTGGAATCCTTTTTCTCATCAACTTACTCATAAAGGAGCAGGAATATTTGAAATCGAATTAGAATTAGACTCTGAAGAAATATATTTGTATTCTTTTGTTAAAGACGGCATTTGGATTTATGATCCAAATAATTCAAAACAATATAGAAATGCACAAAATAGACCAGTTAGTGGTTTCTATGCAGATCAAACTAATTCTATTCCTTAA
- a CDS encoding SPASM domain-containing protein has protein sequence MNNILFVLIDSIDKNFYLRYQDKLSNIHQKLVSKLNNIDILVVGHQDSLITDLKFSDSKSLYQYIAKNAQQRDVVICDAFAGLLSLVDTEDVVNYMRNNQYDVCLTENIPDGLVPMIISHEFLDDFWNFIEKDQVIQSSLKELIDWEYKGIDVGVYLSASLLIMERIDFLPVNKGAIEYISNLMDNPKLSIHTIDNLLIEKSVMLRHNPQYIAIEISSQSDGFHSKSFSNKEMGIDLFRKIITEIDELCPETLISIGVWGDPFLHSAFIELFMLLNTISNKVLIECRSLCLNQEFTDLVLARPNTELIFDVSFTVESLFKQYKKNAHSLEQITNFIKSLPNKDHVWVRLTRCLETEESIKYFLTEWKYLKVLITKADSFGMDNKVVDLAPIKRHPCFALRRELTILNDGRVLLCRQADTIIGSLLEESLISIWAKNQVSFDKHKKQEYKICDTCNNCDDWWIWN, from the coding sequence ATGAATAATATCTTATTTGTACTAATAGATTCTATAGATAAAAATTTTTACTTGCGTTATCAAGATAAGCTTAGTAATATTCACCAAAAATTAGTAAGCAAATTAAATAATATAGATATACTAGTTGTTGGTCATCAAGATAGTTTAATCACTGATTTGAAGTTTTCTGATTCAAAATCTCTCTATCAATATATTGCTAAAAATGCACAACAAAGAGATGTTGTTATTTGTGATGCTTTTGCAGGATTACTTTCTTTAGTAGATACAGAAGATGTAGTTAATTATATGAGAAATAATCAATATGATGTTTGTCTAACAGAAAATATCCCTGATGGGCTAGTTCCTATGATTATTTCTCATGAATTTCTGGATGATTTTTGGAATTTTATTGAGAAAGATCAAGTTATACAATCTTCTTTAAAAGAACTGATTGACTGGGAATATAAAGGTATCGATGTAGGTGTATATTTGTCAGCTTCTTTGTTAATTATGGAAAGAATAGATTTTCTTCCCGTTAATAAAGGTGCTATAGAATATATTAGTAATTTGATGGATAATCCAAAATTATCTATTCATACGATAGATAATTTATTAATAGAAAAATCAGTGATGTTACGCCATAATCCTCAATATATAGCTATAGAAATTTCTTCACAATCAGATGGTTTTCATAGTAAATCTTTTTCAAATAAAGAGATGGGTATAGATCTTTTTAGAAAGATTATAACAGAAATTGATGAGTTATGTCCTGAAACATTGATATCTATAGGAGTATGGGGTGATCCTTTTTTGCACAGTGCTTTCATAGAATTATTTATGCTATTGAATACTATTTCAAATAAAGTGCTGATAGAATGCAGATCGCTCTGTTTAAATCAAGAATTTACAGATTTAGTTCTTGCTCGACCAAATACAGAATTAATTTTCGATGTTAGTTTTACCGTAGAATCACTTTTCAAACAGTACAAAAAAAATGCTCATAGCTTGGAACAAATTACTAATTTTATTAAATCATTACCTAATAAAGATCATGTTTGGGTACGCTTGACAAGATGTTTGGAAACTGAAGAAAGTATCAAATATTTTTTGACAGAATGGAAATATTTAAAAGTTTTAATTACAAAAGCTGATTCTTTTGGTATGGATAATAAAGTTGTTGATTTAGCTCCTATTAAGAGACATCCTTGTTTTGCTTTGAGAAGAGAGTTGACTATTTTAAATGATGGACGAGTATTGTTATGTCGTCAAGCAGATACCATTATTGGTTCTTTATTAGAAGAATCACTAATAAGCATTTGGGCAAAAAATCAGGTATCTTTTGATAAACATAAAAAACAAGAATACAAAATTTGCGATACTTGTAATAATTGTGATGATTGGTGGATTTGGAATTAA
- a CDS encoding iron-containing alcohol dehydrogenase has protein sequence MLDFNYFHIPTRIIQGYECYTNLSELSELLKKRVIMVTDQNLMNLGATQNLRRFIENVSYGLIFHPVSNECSEGVQDEAILLAKESCVQTVVGFGDTHVLSIARAIVQFASTDNNKISYIEIPSIPCIYTGLLETYYIASNYETLKKPYKDLESRADWLVLDSSYTEFSRVDNILKSAIHSLSYALDALFSRNVTMLSESYALKAIELIVSAGNRLPNEPTNVKLKNELMMGSLLASFAIQSSSLGICAGLAMSLSNSLVCSEIEGSGAVLMSSLEYSLVSNLDKFQKIARILEIEERDPLESSLQVLGVIHNLLQQMEIQPLSSYTFTSSMLDIVAKQASQYHFMLDLSRPAGFYELTDILNNAVKNGINMNSDLQSDEVSLDNRSKEKNTITI, from the coding sequence ATGCTTGATTTCAATTATTTTCATATTCCTACACGCATTATTCAAGGCTATGAATGTTATACCAATTTAAGTGAATTATCAGAATTATTAAAAAAAAGAGTAATTATGGTAACAGATCAAAATCTTATGAATCTTGGTGCAACACAAAATCTTCGTCGTTTTATAGAAAATGTTTCTTATGGATTAATATTCCATCCAGTTTCTAATGAGTGTAGTGAAGGTGTTCAGGATGAGGCTATTTTATTAGCCAAAGAAAGTTGTGTACAAACAGTGGTAGGATTTGGAGACACTCATGTGTTATCTATTGCTCGAGCAATAGTACAATTTGCAAGTACAGATAACAATAAGATATCTTATATTGAAATTCCTTCGATTCCTTGTATTTATACAGGATTGTTAGAAACATACTATATTGCTTCAAATTATGAAACATTAAAAAAACCATATAAAGATCTAGAGTCAAGAGCTGATTGGTTAGTTTTAGATTCTTCTTATACTGAATTTAGTAGAGTAGATAATATTTTGAAATCTGCTATTCATAGCTTGTCTTATGCCTTGGATGCTTTATTTTCTCGTAATGTTACGATGCTTTCAGAGTCTTATGCATTAAAAGCAATAGAATTAATTGTTTCTGCTGGTAATAGATTACCAAATGAGCCAACTAATGTAAAACTCAAAAATGAATTAATGATGGGATCTTTGTTAGCAAGCTTTGCTATACAAAGTTCTAGTTTGGGTATTTGTGCAGGATTAGCGATGTCTTTGTCTAATTCTTTAGTTTGTTCCGAAATAGAAGGATCTGGGGCTGTCTTGATGAGTTCTCTCGAGTATTCGTTAGTATCTAATTTAGATAAATTTCAAAAAATTGCTCGTATTTTAGAAATTGAGGAAAGAGATCCTTTAGAAAGTAGTTTACAAGTATTAGGTGTTATTCATAATTTATTACAACAAATGGAAATACAACCTTTATCCTCTTATACCTTTACTTCTTCTATGTTAGATATTGTTGCCAAACAAGCATCACAATATCACTTTATGCTTGATTTATCTCGCCCAGCTGGTTTTTATGAATTAACTGATATACTAAATAATGCTGTGAAAAATGGTATTAATATGAATAGTGATCTTCAATCAGATGAGGTATCTTTAGATAATAGATCTAAGGAAAAAAATACTATTACTATATAA
- a CDS encoding ComEC/Rec2 family competence protein, producing MLQKYFIFFYLFIIITNNFSSEISIFSYQEYQITSFPNIEINNKKERYVISSYQQYLYFDFPVELSPFSKIAVYGTKQYNSSYINVPQNIVWYHSLFPILNKFSVFRIDITREIINLYPKSGALITALILGNKSFLDDEFMEYIRFSGLAHLLALSGLHLIIFIMFFIWLFSLLGMSNRFLGVSTLPFSLFYLFLGGLGISLQRAVLFHFLSSFFSYIRIPVLNTKIFFIALFVNMIISPNNIYSLSFWLSYISVAGIVFSYKFWYDVLSKYIIPVINSYLAVSLAAFMSVSPILILVFGVLNIYSVFSSTIIVPFMPILLIFCFSAVFFSYYGISFEMLDQIIFLFYRFIYLIAKIFSEIPMGVMFFQNKMIASVVFILIMIIMVTILNKKRICDVG from the coding sequence ATGTTACAAAAATATTTCATTTTTTTCTATCTGTTTATTATAATTACTAATAATTTTTCATCTGAAATTTCTATTTTTTCTTATCAAGAATATCAAATCACTTCTTTTCCGAATATAGAGATTAACAATAAAAAAGAACGCTATGTTATTTCTTCTTATCAACAATATTTATATTTTGATTTTCCTGTAGAATTGTCTCCTTTTAGTAAAATAGCTGTATATGGAACTAAACAATATAATTCTAGTTATATTAATGTCCCGCAAAATATTGTTTGGTATCATTCGTTATTTCCGATATTGAATAAATTTTCTGTGTTTCGTATTGATATCACTAGAGAAATCATTAATTTATATCCTAAATCAGGAGCTTTAATTACAGCATTAATTTTAGGAAATAAAAGTTTTCTTGATGATGAGTTTATGGAATACATAAGATTTTCTGGATTAGCACATTTATTAGCTCTATCTGGATTACATTTGATTATTTTTATAATGTTTTTCATCTGGTTGTTTTCTTTGTTAGGTATGTCGAATAGATTTTTAGGAGTCAGCACATTACCATTTTCTCTTTTTTATTTATTTTTAGGTGGTTTAGGGATTTCTTTACAAAGAGCTGTTTTATTTCATTTCTTAAGTTCTTTTTTTTCTTATATAAGAATTCCTGTATTAAACACAAAAATATTTTTTATTGCTTTATTTGTTAATATGATTATTTCTCCCAACAATATATATTCCTTATCTTTTTGGTTAAGTTATATTTCCGTGGCAGGTATTGTTTTTTCCTATAAATTTTGGTATGATGTACTATCAAAATATATTATACCAGTAATAAACTCATATTTAGCTGTTTCTTTAGCAGCATTTATGTCAGTATCACCAATCTTGATTTTAGTATTTGGAGTACTCAACATATATTCAGTGTTTTCAAGTACAATTATTGTACCATTTATGCCTATACTGTTAATATTTTGTTTTTCAGCAGTATTTTTCAGTTACTATGGAATCTCATTTGAGATGCTAGATCAAATAATATTTTTATTTTATCGTTTTATTTATTTAATTGCAAAAATATTTTCTGAAATACCCATGGGTGTAATGTTTTTTCAAAATAAAATGATAGCTTCTGTAGTATTTATTTTGATCATGATAATAATGGTAACGATATTAAATAAAAAAAGGATTTGTGATGTGGGATGA
- a CDS encoding endonuclease III — protein sequence MWDDTKLINMFDILKNSPQLSEAPVVFFMSTVGDGPLRVLVSTILSLRTKDEVTGPATVRLFDVVTTPKDISDISIEQIEKLIYPVGFYKTKARQIHKIAHILQDTYDSTVPADLDLLLELPGVGRKTANLVMAVAFEKPAICVDIHVHRISNRLGICKTKNPEETEFYLRDTVSQNIWNEFNRPLVALGQVICRPISPKCSLCPIENMCDKKIIKNIKANKR from the coding sequence ATGTGGGATGATACTAAATTAATCAATATGTTTGATATACTAAAAAATAGTCCTCAATTATCAGAAGCACCTGTTGTTTTTTTTATGAGTACCGTTGGAGATGGTCCTTTGAGAGTATTAGTGTCGACAATCCTTAGTTTAAGAACAAAAGATGAGGTTACCGGACCAGCCACTGTGCGATTATTCGATGTTGTGACAACACCAAAAGATATCAGTGATATATCGATAGAACAAATAGAAAAATTAATATATCCTGTCGGATTTTATAAAACTAAAGCAAGACAAATACATAAGATCGCTCATATATTGCAAGATACCTATGACTCTACAGTTCCTGCAGATTTGGATTTGTTATTAGAATTACCAGGAGTAGGCAGAAAAACAGCTAATTTAGTCATGGCAGTAGCTTTTGAAAAACCAGCTATTTGTGTTGATATCCATGTACATAGGATTTCTAATAGATTAGGGATCTGTAAAACCAAAAATCCAGAAGAAACAGAATTTTATTTGCGTGATACTGTTTCTCAAAATATTTGGAATGAATTTAATAGACCTTTAGTTGCCTTAGGTCAAGTAATTTGTCGTCCTATTTCTCCAAAATGTTCATTGTGCCCTATAGAAAATATGTGTGATAAGAAAATTATAAAAAATATAAAAGCCAATAAGAGGTAA
- a CDS encoding GGDEF domain-containing protein, whose protein sequence is MNLFVATENNNYIEKIKKSLSKHYKLTFMATFDDFLKIFSDSDELESNKYILVLIDYKLYQKYDITSFFKKDEVMTFLPILLCDNVEDIDFSYVLDTRTSLMISMATMTSKELYIQIKLSIHNFYKIQQIHNYAFFDLLTKIGNRRTFMKNLELYFQYFKCNKTSFCLALIDLDHFKFVNDTFGHLKGDDILAITADIMQKNCRKTDFLARIGGEEFAIIFPATTLEEAYDVLEKIRLCVEKTQEMDESVKITLSAGLVSVREEYTEYTDLFFNADLLLYKAKDLGRNIICI, encoded by the coding sequence ATGAATCTGTTTGTAGCTACTGAAAATAATAATTATATTGAAAAAATAAAAAAGTCGCTTAGTAAACACTATAAATTAACATTTATGGCAACTTTTGATGATTTTTTAAAAATATTTTCTGATAGTGATGAATTAGAATCTAATAAATATATTTTAGTATTGATAGATTATAAGTTATATCAAAAGTATGATATCACTTCATTTTTTAAAAAAGATGAAGTGATGACTTTTTTACCGATATTGTTATGTGATAATGTAGAAGATATTGATTTTTCTTATGTATTAGATACAAGAACATCATTAATGATATCTATGGCAACTATGACCAGTAAAGAGCTATATATACAAATAAAATTATCAATACATAATTTTTATAAAATTCAACAAATACATAATTATGCTTTTTTTGATCTTTTGACTAAGATTGGAAATAGAAGAACATTTATGAAGAATTTAGAATTATATTTTCAATATTTTAAATGTAATAAAACTTCTTTTTGTTTAGCTTTGATTGATTTAGATCATTTTAAATTTGTTAATGATACTTTTGGTCATTTGAAAGGAGACGATATTTTAGCGATTACTGCAGATATTATGCAAAAGAATTGTCGTAAAACAGATTTTCTTGCAAGAATAGGGGGTGAAGAGTTTGCTATTATTTTTCCTGCAACTACTTTAGAAGAAGCTTATGATGTGTTAGAAAAAATTAGATTATGTGTAGAAAAAACACAGGAAATGGATGAATCTGTGAAAATAACCTTAAGTGCAGGTCTGGTAAGTGTAAGAGAAGAATATACAGAATATACAGATCTATTTTTCAATGCTGATCTGCTACTATATAAAGCAAAAGATTTGGGTAGAAATATAATTTGTATATAA
- a CDS encoding DUF4921 family protein, with amino-acid sequence MKNQHWISKDNFGIENYYHPIFDQHTIYSPCRTAPIFIFNENPVNINPTTIGFEEHYCPFCLGQNFLTTPEKIRAIKSQDQISYLEYPTLQQDTQDVLFRRQANLFEIISYNYWQEKYHITTTQKDIHRMDCAFDNSQIRNSFEKLLQLKLQKNNQYLEDFSITEQKKMCEYFYNGFHELLTSGRHYLPKASKSSELLHSGYISWQDHRISFEMICNAITDMHTRNPFLSFVTVFQNWLFKAGASIEHWHKQILGIDFWGHILLREASLTKKNPTFYRDFVCTTINQENLLIAENTHALAYVEIGGKTGQITICSKSQNLRPQEHSLEEIHAMSDLSHAILNTFSPLTPYNEEWFYTPFNQQEFITPWRIIINLRTNTNAGFENITQKLINPITPKLFAQTIRDLMRTKKHQIAPNIIIGSKPITANIFQYIFKK; translated from the coding sequence ATGAAAAATCAACATTGGATTTCAAAAGATAATTTTGGTATAGAAAATTATTATCACCCTATTTTTGATCAGCATACTATCTATAGTCCTTGTAGAACCGCTCCTATTTTTATATTTAATGAAAATCCTGTCAATATAAATCCAACGACTATAGGATTTGAAGAACATTATTGCCCTTTTTGTTTAGGGCAAAATTTTTTAACAACTCCTGAAAAAATAAGAGCAATCAAATCACAGGATCAAATTTCTTATCTTGAATATCCTACGCTACAACAAGATACTCAAGATGTTTTATTTAGAAGACAAGCTAATTTATTTGAAATTATTAGTTATAATTATTGGCAAGAAAAATATCATATCACAACCACGCAGAAAGATATTCATAGAATGGATTGTGCCTTTGATAATTCTCAAATAAGAAATTCTTTTGAAAAACTTCTTCAACTAAAATTACAAAAAAACAATCAATATCTTGAAGATTTTTCTATTACTGAACAAAAAAAAATGTGTGAATATTTTTATAATGGGTTTCACGAATTATTAACTTCTGGAAGACATTATTTACCAAAAGCATCGAAGTCTTCAGAATTATTACATTCTGGTTATATATCGTGGCAAGATCATCGAATATCTTTTGAGATGATTTGTAATGCTATTACAGATATGCATACACGAAATCCATTTTTAAGCTTTGTTACCGTATTTCAAAATTGGCTCTTCAAAGCTGGTGCATCCATTGAACATTGGCATAAACAAATATTAGGTATTGATTTTTGGGGACATATTCTTTTACGAGAAGCGTCTCTTACTAAAAAAAACCCAACTTTCTATAGAGATTTTGTTTGTACTACTATTAATCAGGAAAATTTATTGATCGCTGAAAATACACATGCTCTTGCATATGTAGAAATAGGTGGCAAAACAGGGCAAATTACTATTTGTTCCAAATCACAAAACTTAAGACCTCAAGAACATAGTTTAGAAGAAATACATGCTATGAGTGATTTGTCTCATGCTATTTTAAATACATTTAGCCCTCTCACACCTTATAATGAAGAGTGGTTTTATACTCCTTTTAATCAGCAAGAGTTTATTACTCCTTGGCGTATTATTATCAATTTACGAACTAATACTAATGCTGGCTTCGAAAATATTACACAAAAATTAATTAATCCTATTACCCCTAAGTTATTTGCACAAACCATAAGGGATCTTATGAGAACAAAAAAACATCAAATTGCTCCTAATATTATTATTGGATCCAAACCTATCACAGCAAATATATTTCAATATATATTCAAAAAGTAA
- a CDS encoding PTS sugar transporter subunit IIA has product MLLKDILTDEAFQIGINSSNKEGIIQEIANFFETAYGLDNKTIFTALWNREQKGSTGLGKGLAIPHARIPNSGSMKLAVFYVANGKDFQSYDGIPTQLFVAAIIDEDTQAQEQLEMLKIIVETCEKTDLIKALKDVHSKASLKDIVIRRITEIQNN; this is encoded by the coding sequence ATGCTTTTAAAAGACATTCTTACAGATGAAGCATTTCAAATAGGAATAAATTCTTCTAACAAAGAAGGAATAATTCAAGAAATTGCTAATTTTTTTGAAACAGCTTATGGTCTAGATAATAAAACTATTTTTACAGCTCTCTGGAATAGAGAACAAAAAGGCTCTACAGGCTTAGGAAAAGGTCTCGCTATTCCTCACGCTCGTATCCCAAATAGTGGTTCTATGAAATTAGCAGTGTTCTATGTAGCTAATGGCAAAGATTTTCAATCTTATGATGGTATTCCTACTCAATTATTTGTTGCAGCAATTATTGATGAAGATACGCAGGCTCAAGAACAATTAGAAATGCTTAAAATTATTGTAGAAACTTGTGAAAAAACAGATCTTATAAAAGCACTAAAAGATGTTCATAGTAAAGCTTCATTGAAAGATATTGTTATTCGTCGTATTACTGAAATACAAAATAACTAA